The following is a genomic window from Kogia breviceps isolate mKogBre1 chromosome 4, mKogBre1 haplotype 1, whole genome shotgun sequence.
tcctggGAATTACCTTCTTGTGTGGTCACAGTGTGGATTGTCAACCCTACATACCTGGTTTAAACAAGCTTCTTTTGAGGACTTGCATCCTGGGAGGCAGGGATTGTCACAACCCCATTTTAAACAGGTTCAGACAGGCTTGTCCAAGTCCATGTGATTGAGGTAGGACAAAAATCCTGGTGGAATCTGGAGCCCACACTCTTGACTCTCCATTTCGCTGTCTCTTCCAGATGTATATCCCACCATATGTGTCCATTTCCCACTCTGCGTATCAGGCATGAATGCCACCAGGTGACCACAGCCACTTGGAGACCCTCCAGGGTGGTAGGTGTGGCTGTAAAAATGAATTCTCCTCTTTGCCACCAGATGGCGCTGCTAGCAGAGCACTCACGCTCTGCTTCCAGAAAAGCAAAGACCCTAAAACACCTCTTCTCCTGGAGGGGAGACTACTGCACACACCCATATCCTGCACGGTTTTCCCCAGGGGAAGGATTCTTGGAGCCCACATTCCTCTGTGAGCTTAATCATATCCTTCAGTTCCTAGAGGTGTCTCCTGAATTTGGGTTGTCTCTGCAAGCATATAAATCCCAAACTCTCTCTTCCCAGATTCCTCACAACTAGCCCCTGGGGAGAAGTGGGCAGCATTATGGACCTCATGCTTtagacaaggaaactgatgcTTAGAGAGGTTACGTGTTTTGTCCAGTGTCACACAGCAGGGAGTGCTCAGCTGGGGTTGAGCCCAGGGCTAAGGCACCCCCTTCACATATGCCCCTCCCACTCCTCCCCGCCTACCCCAGGCCCAGGAGGGATGGGCATATCCTGGGGCTATGCCCCAGACCCTGGGCCTGGCAGCTCTTTATCTAGGCTGGAGCTCCCACCTTCCCCTCTGCTggacagggaagccccagggcctgCTCCTTCCCCTCCCGTCTCTGCGCACCCAGCCTGACAATGCAGCTGACCCCCTCTCTGCCACTCTTGCTGCCTCCACTCTCCTCTCTTGCACTTTAGGGTCTCTGGACTGGCCCTTTGAGCTCAGCCAGGGCCACATAACCCCAGGCAGGAAGGTCAAGTTTCCAAAACTCAGAAGTCCTAGCCCCCAGCCTTGCCTTGCTCTGACATTGTCAGCACTGAGTGGGACCCCAGTGGagctcctctcctcctcttccagccTCCCCAGGTCCCAGGGAACCCTtccctaagagacctctaggcCCAGTGCAGTGCAGGATGGTCCACCAAGTTCCTTCCCAGCAGGGCCAGGATCTTCAGGCATGTCTGCAGGAGCCATTGATCCTGACCTAGGAAGTCAACCCATACCCACACACCATGTGATACTAGATaggcccagggagggagggggtctaATCCTTATTTGGAGGCACAATTTATCGAAGGCTTGTCATGATCTAAGCCCTGTCGTGAGTGCTTCACACATATTTCCTCCTGTAACCTTTGCAACAGCTCTTTTCTTATCCTGCTTTAGAGAAAACAGGCTCAGTGAGGTGGCATGACTTGCACAAGGTAGCTGAGATAAAAGCAGCATTTGAACTCAGATCTGCCAGACAGCAAACACCCGGCTATCTCCCAATTACCACCACTTTCCCAGCCGGCTTTTCCAATCAAGCCCATCAGAGACTATTTTCTCCTGGTTTGTCGGCCTGCAATTCTGGCCCAGGCTTGAGGATGCGCCAGGGCCCTGGTATGACCAACTGCGTACACAGATGAGCACACCGCCCCCCTCAAGGGAGTACATGCCACTAAAATAAACCCCGATTTAAAGTCAGGTGCCATAAATAGTTCTTATCTCTAACACACATTTTGTAAATGACACAGGATAGAATAAAACATAAAGGAGCTGTAAATCCAAGTGCCAGCACCACACCTGAGCCCTTACCCTCAGCACCCAGGAAGGTCAGAGGGGTGTGGGCTGCAGACCCCCCCAGGGGGAATGGGACCAGGGTCCATATCAGCTCCCAGAGGAGGCAGATTGTGGTGACAGGGAGAAGCTGTGGCTCTTTCATTTTGCCTGGGGCCCAAGGAGTAAGGGCCCCTTTCTGCGGCTCAAGTCCTCCTTTGTGACATGGCTTCTTCCTAGCCAAGCCTGGCCCACTTTCTACTTTCACTGATGGGACCCTGAGGGAAAGGTAAGGAGCCCGGGTTGCATTATTAAAAAGAACtccttagggaattccctggcagtccagtggttaggactctgtgcttttactgctgaggacctgggttcgatccctggtcggggaactgagatcccacaagctgtgccaagggaaaaaaaaaaaacaactccttaACCCAAGAAGGCTACAGATGAGTGGTTCCAGACTGGCCAGACTGGCCTTCACAGAATTGTAAAGTATGTCTTTAAGCAGTTGCCAACATTTACAGATTGGGAGATTTTATCTAAACCTTCAGAGTTGTGGTTTCTCTTGTAGAATCAGGCCCTTTGGCTAAGCCGGGCTGCATCCCTGGACAGTGACAGTGGCCTGGAGCTGAGTAGCTGCTGCCCCTTTAGCCCCAGGACACTCCCCGCCACCTCCACGCACAGGCTGAGCCCCTCACTTAGGCTACCTGCCTGGTCCTGGGTCCTCTGAGTTAAGGATCCTCTCCAGGAACCCCCTCCTCTTCACCGATagtaggtgggggagggaagagatgtTGGTCCTGGGCCCTCTGCCCCAACCCCTCCAGATAAGGAATTGAGCAAGAGGAAAACAGAACATGGGCTAGGTGCctgaggggagaggaaagggcaaGGATGCTGCGGAAGAGGAGGCCCTGAGACAGGGATTGATAATAAAAGATGGGGAAGGGAGATTTTTCAGAAGAAGTAGGCCATGGTCAGCAGCCTCCAATGTCAAGGAGaggtagaagaaaacatggacaAGACACCATCAGATCAGGAGGCCCCTGCGGGCCCCAGTGAGAGCCAGATCAGTGGGTTGATGGGGCTGAATATTCTGAGGGCCGACTATAGCCAGATTCTCCTGTGGCAGATATTTTCAACTCCATTTCATCAttggaggaaacagactcagagagggcAAGTAAAGCATCCAAGGGCATGTAGTCAAGAGGACCATCTGTATCCCCTCTATCCCCCATCTCTCCCTAACCCCCACCTTAGCCCCCATCCCAGGCTGCATTTTCCTGAATTCTCTAAATCACTCTCCTCTTAATCTAGGTTCCCTCCCGCAGGCCCAGGGCAGAGGCCAACACCAGCGGGTTGCTCGGAAATGCCACCATGGAGAAATGTGAGTACCTGCAGCGTGGGAGATGTCTGGCACAGCAGGGCAGAGtctggcagaggcagggccatCTCCCACCTGGCCACTGCTGCTTCCAGCCCCAGGACAGCTGTCAGCCAGCCCAGCTCCTGGGCTTGGGTCTGGCCCTGCTCTAGAGGTTGAAGAGACATGAAGCAGGGCCTTTGGCTCTGAGCCCAAGAAGGTGGCAAAGGTTGGGGGCTAGGAGCTGGATTGAGGGGGTCAGCTCTCAGAAGCTTGATACCACTACCACCACCCTCCCGCAGGCAGCCACATTTTCGTGGACACAGGCCTGCCTGACCTGGCTGTGGGGCTCATCCTGCTGGCTGGCTCCCTGGTGCTCCTGTGCACCTGCCTCATCCTCCTCGTCAAGATGCTCAACTCTCTGCTCAAGGGCCAGGTGGCCAAGGTCATTCAGAAGGTTATCAACACTGGTGAGCCTCGAGCAGTGGGTGGGCAGGCCCCAGGATGGGCCCTTCTGGATCTTGCTGAGTCCTGCCACTGCCTTGTGTGTGATCTGGGTAAAGCCCtaccatctctgagcctcagtttccccatgtggaCAAAGAAGAGATTGGACGAGGTGATTTTTGAGGCCCCTGAGGTGCTGACAGCTGGGGATCTGTGGCTGCTTCCAGCTGTGGTTCCATTCTAGCAGGTGGCTCCAAAGAGATTCTCAAAGGCCACTGTTGATTCAATTGATAGTCATTaagcccctactgtgtgccaagcacggCATGGTGCCAGGGATACAGAGGTGAGCCACACAGAGATGGCTCCTGCCCTCAGGGGGCTCACAGCCCAGAGGGAGAGACAAGCAGTAAAAAAGTGATCGAGGGGGGATAAATTCAGATAGACCGGTAACTGCCAAGGAGAAAGCAAAAAACAGCAAATAGAATATGGAAGAGGCTGCTTTTGATGGGTGGTCAGTGGCTTCTGtgcagaggtgacatttgagcagggaCCTAAATGTGGAGCAGTCAGATGTGACTGAAGAGCTTTTCGGGTGGAGGGAACCTACCTGCAAGTGCAAAGGCTCCGAGGCAGGACTCAGCTGGGCAGGACTGTGGCACAAAAAGGTGGCCAGCAGTGTGGTGGGAGCTCAGTGAGTGAGgtggagagaggtagagagaggtCAGCGAGGTAACAGGGACAGAGCAGGTCCCAGGCTGCACTCAGAGCCTAGATTTTATCCAGGGTAATGGGGGCACTTGGGGGTTTGGGCAGGGCAGAGATACCATCTGACTTTCATTTAAGCCTCATTTTGAGCTTTCGGAACACTGCCTGGCACTGGCAAAGGCAGCATGACAAATGCTGGAATAAGGGGCATCCGTGGATCTATGGGAGCTCAGAGAAGGGAGAAGCCAAGTCTGCCCAAGGGCTGGGGTCAGGGAGGACTTTCCAGTGGCACTGATACCCACGCTGAGTCCCGAGGATGAATATTTAGGAGTGAGGAGGATGTCCCAGGTAGAGGGAACAAGGGAGCAAAAGCATGATAGAAGCAGGCTGAGAAGGGCCTTTAATCCAAGATCAAAGAGGACCAGGAAAAGCCACTGCAGTTGAGCAGGGGACTGACAAGGTCCCACTTGGAAGCTGACATCAATTCCTCCTCCCCAAGGAaagtccccgccccctcccaacGCCCTCCCACTGACCCTACTGGGACCGTTTGCTCGCAGACTTTCCCACTCCCTTCACCTGGGCCACAGGCTACTTTGCCATGGTGGTGGGCGCTGGCATGACCTTCGTTGTCCAGAGCAGTTCTGTGTTCACCTCGGCCATCACCCCACTCATCGGTGAGTCCCCACGCTGAGGCAGGGTCAGGTGGGGCAGGGCTGACAGGAAAAGGGCTGAAGGAAGGAGCTGGGGAGACCATGTCCTCTCCTCTACCCCCAGGCCTGGGTGTGATCAGCCTTGAGCGTGCCTACCCACTCACACTGGGCGCCAACATCGGCACCACCACCACGGCCATCCTGGCTGCACTGGCCAGCCCCCGGGAGAAGCTGTCCAGTGCTTTCCAGGTGCGCTTGGGAGAGTAACCCTGCCAGAGGCAGGACAGGGCTAGGACTGGTGCCTGGAGCCCGAGCCAACGTAGGACAACACGTACAAATTAGTTTTTGACTGCCTACTAGGGGCCACCCCCTATGCCAGACTCTATGGAAACCATACGGGCAAAGTATACCTGGTGCTGCCCTCAAGACCTTAGTGTCTAACAGGGGAGAGACATTACTGAGAGCCATGCCAATCGAACAAGAGTGAGAGGGATTTGTACTCTGAGGAAGGGGTGCTGGCTCGGTTTGGGGGATCAAGGACTGGGGGGGGCAGACAGCAAAGGGGTTGCTGCTCTCGGAGCAAAGGAGTAACTGATAAGCCAGGATGTTGCCCACTCAGAAGGCCAGAGCTTCTGAGCCAGAAACTGGTGTGAATCTTTTAGCTACTGGATCTGGGCAGGATCTGCTGGGGAATTCCTGAGAGGGAGATCAGCGGGGGAAATGTGGAGAGTTCAGGGCAGCAGCTATTTACCTATTGGTCCAGAAGTGTTTCAGTATTTTACTGGCGGAATGTCAGCCCTAAGTGCTGCCTTTTCTGCTGTCCAGACCCTGTAGGGCCACTGTTATCTATCCTGACTCAGGAGCTGGcacccctgcccacctccacccctccgCCCTCTCCCCTGCAGATTGCCCTCTGCCACTTCTTCTTCAACATCTCAGGCATCCTGCTGTGGTACCCAGTGCCCTGCATGCGCCTGCCCATCCACATGGCCAAGGCGCTGGGCAAACGCACTGCCAAGTACCGCTGGTTCGCCGTCCTCTACCTCCTCCTGTGCTTCCTGCTGCTGCCGTCTCTGGTGTTTGGCATCTCCATGGCAGGCTGGCAGGCCATGGTAGGTGTGGGCACACCCTTTGCAGCCCTACTGGCCTTCGTGGTACTTGTCAGCATGCTGCAGAGTCGCAGCCCCGGGTGCCTGCCCAAGTGGCTGCAGACATGGGACTTCTTGCCCCGCTGGATGCATTCCCTGCAGCCCCTGGACCACCTCATTACCCGCGCTACCTTGTGCTGTGCTAGGCCCGAGCCCCGCTCACCCCCGCTGCCCGCCAGGGTCTTCCTGGAGGAGCTGCCCCCTGCCACACCCTCCCCCCGCCTCGCAATGCCCAGTCACCACAACACCACCCGTCTCTAGGCTCCAGCCCAGACTGCTGCCTGGAATCACGAAATGCCTGTGGCTGGTGCCCGGGGTCGAAGGGCAGAGGGGTGTGTCTGTGTGCTCTGGGCATACGCCTGTCCTTGCGCAGGTACTCAGAGGTCAGGGCTTGTGTAACTGAGAGACAGCGTTATGTGCACATGTGGGCATGTTGGGGTGAGCCTGTGTGACAGCCTGCATATGCGTACTGAtgcacctgggggtggggtggggggtgcgggCCAACTGCAGGTTACTTGGGTATGATTTTGAGTCCTTTGCACATGTGTTTGGAGACCTGCACTGTGTCCTTGTGCACACACAACTGCCTGGGCTGGGTGGGAGTAAGGGTGAGTCTGAGTTCATGACCTACAGCTGTTTGCTCATGCATAGATGTGGGAGCCTGAGTCGCTGGCTGAATTCTcgccccctccctgccaccttCCTTCCTCCGTGATACCATTCTCCTCATCCGCACCCAGGTTTTCTGTATCATTGTTACAACCCTCTTCCCCAACActgcttgatttaaaaaaaaaaaaaagaaaaagaaatgaaactctcATTGTTCACTTGGAAGTCTGCTTGCTCTCCGtctagtggggaggagagaccatGGTATGGGGTTCAGCAGCACTATCTCCCCTCCCAAAGAGAGCCTGTTGTGCCCTGGAGGAGCCAGCCTACAAGCTCTCCCCAACAATCCTCCTGGCCCTGCCTAATGAGTCCAATCCACAATTCAACCTTCCTGGAGCCCCGGCTAGGGCCACCTTAAGGCAAGTGTAAGGAGGGGCTCTTTGCTAACCCCACTAGGCTTACCTCCTCTGGTCTCTATCTGCCTCTGCTAACCCACCTcattgcctccctccctccctctctctgggaTAAAATCAGTTCTCCAGAAAACAAGTGATAGGTGTGGGCCTGTCAGGGCCactggggggaaggagagaggcagggtGGAGATGGGCAAGAGAGGTCATGCCCTGGACCCCAGTGCACAGGGTGCAGAAACTAgccactctccctcccacctttatCCTCTACTTTTAGGCAATAAACCAGCCTTCATTTAAACCCACCCAAGTTTTTCAATTCCTCCTCCTCCATAGGGCCCCCTGAGCTGAGGCCTGCAGAGGGAGGGTCAAGGGGTGCGGGGTGCCAAAGTTCCTCCCTCTAGTCCAGGGACATATCCAGGGCCTTTGGACCCCAAGGAGGCAGGAACGCTGTAGGGCCCCAGACCTAGTTGTGATGGTCTGAAACatgtgcctccccacccccacctccgtCCCCTTTGAAGTATGTGCAGGGAGATACAAGGGCCTGCAAGCCCTAGAGCTCCTCTCCAGGCTACCAGCCCCACCATCACCCACTCACAACCCTCACTAGTGCTTCCTCTTGCCATGTGGACATGGTGAGAAGTACCCTGGCCTCCAGCTGAGAGTGTTGTGGGAGGGTGGGGACGGGACTTCCTTTGCAGTATGTCCTGCACAGATCTGTGGAAAGTTTTGTGGGAAAGGATGCTCAGTCCTGCGTTAGAGGGTTTGAGAACTCCCTCCTAGGGTTGGCCATCCTTAGGACCCTGGGAAGGCACCAAGGCCCTTGGACTCTGGACTAGGGAGTTAGGCCACAGGCAGGGCACCCATGGGAGGGCCTGATGTAAGGCTCAGGAGGCTGGGAAGCCTCTGGACTCATAATACCAACCTCACCAGATACCCTTTCTGCAAGGATCTTCTAGTAAAGTACTTTCCGCATCTGcaaccctccccatccccctcacGGACTGGAGGGTGAGCCTGCCACTCCCAGGTCAGACTTTATTTTGGCGCTGTCTGTCTGTCCTGCTAGGTGCCCTGCGAGCGCAGCCCATGGATCAGCTCGTGCATCATCTTGTTGAGAATGCCCCCATGTACGCCCCGCCGGCCCATAAGCACGAGGAGAGCACGCGGCGTGTGGCCCACGCAGATGGCGCGCCCGTCCAGCCCCTTGGTGCGCGCGTCCAGCACTCCGTCGCCCTCGGCCAGCAGGTGGTCTCGGATGACGCAGCAGCGGCGGCCCGCCACGCTCAGGCCTGCCTGCAGGAAGGTGCGCCGGTCCGGCCCCGTGAGTACACCCACCTCCTGCGGTGAGATGGCCGCCAGCAGGCCACCGGGCCGCGATGCCCACACGCAGCGATTGTCCGAGTGGCCCACGATGGCCACGTCGTCGATGCGCCGGTCCCGCAGCACCGCACCGATGTAGCCTTTCCAGTCGCCCATCCCGCTCAGAGTGCGCCCCTCGCCTCTCACTTTCGAGGGTTGTCCTGCTGCGCCGCGCACCTGGAACGCCCGGGGCACTATGACGTATTCGGGGGGCGGGGTTGTGACGTAGAGGTGGCTGCAAGGTCACAGAGAGGCTACCTACGCTGGAGAATGGGGTGCGGGTGGGGCGGCGTTCGTATCTTACGCCTGATGAAGCTCTAAATTTAGTAGATAATGGCAGTTATTTCTACACAGTAAGATACAggtgattttcatttcttcatactTTTAtcctatatttttcaaattttctacaataaaagtgtgataagcagaaaaaaaaatacaaaaagaaaaaagttagtcTGAAGGAGGGAATCGCACGAGTCAAAATAACtctcaaaacaaacaagcaaacacttAAATGGCCCATCAAGCACAGCACATGAGtttaagaacaaaaagaaaggtGCCATGTCTAAACTGCCTGACCTCTCAGCCTGATAACCATTCAACTCCCAGAATGTGGTTCTCAAACATTAGGAGTATCAGAATCTCCTGGAAAGCTGAtaaacagattgctgggccccaagTCAGAGTTTTCTCATTCTGCAGTACGGGATGCAGCCAGAGAATacgcatttctaacaagttccctggcgatgctgctgctggtccaggagcCACATTTCGAAACCCACTGCCCTAGTGACAGTTGGGACAGGGGTGAGGGTCTTCCACGCCATCAGCCTTAAGGGTCCACACCACTGATTTAATGTTAAGTACTTCGAACCATGGTTCCCAACCTCCGCTGCAgatagaatcacctggggaggttTTAAAACAAATGGCTAGGCCATTTTAGAAATGGTGGCTCCGCTGGGAGGCATGTTCTCCGGGCAGCCACCCAGACCCCTGCCATCTCCACTGGGGCTCTTGGGCTAGGCTTCGCTTCTTCAGGCCATACCAGGAGTTCCAAGAACTTCTAACAGTACCTTGGTGGATGAGTAGGAGTCATTGTTCGAGGCTTGCTTTGCTTCTCTGGTGAGTCAGGATTATGTCAATAATCCAGATCAGGAAGAAATTCAAACTGGTGTTGATCAGTGTATCCAGAAATTTCTAGATATTGTGAGACAGACAGAATATTTTTTCCTACAAAAAAGATTGCAGTTATCTGTCCAGAAACCAGAGTAAGTTATCAAAGAGGATGTCTCGGAACTGAGGAACGAATTACAGCGGAAGGATGCTCTGGTCCAGAAGCACTTAACAAAACTGAGACATTAGCAGCAGGTGCTGGAGGACATCAACATGCAGCACAAAAAGTCAGCCGACATCCCTCAGGGTTCCCTGGCCTACCTCAAGCAGGCATCTGCAAATACCCCTTCATGGATGAAGCAAACCTGAGGAAAAGCCACCTGAACATGAGCTGGTGGCTGAGTCAGCCCAGACACAGTTTTGTCAAACATCACTTCTTGTAGACATGCCATTTTGGGAGAACTCTTTGCCAGAGAATATGATTTTAGTTTTGTGCTCTCATCTAAAATTTTCCCCCTATTTTTATAAGTGTTATTTCTGGAGTACTTTATAAAATGCTTATTGCTTTGGTAAACCAAGTATATTGTCTTTAGCAAAGTTTAAGACTGTTAGTGTGATGCCATTTACAGATTCTTTATGTTTTTGGCtgcttgttattatttttatttttgaatgagtgTTAATCTCTCTGTTTCCAGTTTTAGATTATTTTGTATGATCTGAGGAGAAAAGCTTGTATGATCTGATCTGCATATCAAAGGATGAGGATTTCAGTTGTAGGCCTTTTATGATAATTTACCCATCAGTGGcagtatattaaaatatgtaaatttgcTGTTTTTCAAGACTTTGAACTACCTCGAGAAGAGGAGTCTAATGCAACAATGTAACACTTCCAGAACCTCAGGATGAGGATATTTTGTAAATAGGTTGGAAGAGGATTATAATATTGTAGGTTAGTGTAGTAACTGTTATTGTACTGCAGTAACCTAGTGCTATAGGAATCCAGTAGTATCCTTAAGTTAATGCTGACTTTTATTTGAGGTAAGTTTATATTTTGTGTagtgtttatttacttttggggGTGGTAGGAGCAGTGATATGCTAGTGATAGTCATTTCTGCAATAAATCAGTTTCAGTAACAGAGTGGACCCTGCTCTCAATAGGGGCATAGGTAAAGTAAAGGTTAAAGTTTGCTGTGATCATCTCTgagttttgagttttgtttgtttgttctgctgTTTGGAGCAGATTTTTCCATTAATGAATTttttgctaatgggtggtgttgatTCCAAGGGACTGGGGCCTGGAGGTGGGAGGCTGCAGGGTGCATGGGAGGTTGGCTGCAGGGTGCATGGGAGACTCGGTGTTTGGGAAGATATTTTACCCTCTGCCAGTCACACAGGCCACCTCAGATTCTCTGTTGAACCGCCGTTGAGAAATACAAACCAGCATTGTGCCTGGTCTGCTGTTGAGAAATACAGACCGGCATTGTGCCTGGTCTCCTTGGATGAGGCTTTCCTTTCTCTGTTGTTCACATTCCCTCATTAGATTACACCCCTTCTCTCTCACCAAGTGCTGCACTGTCTCTTGAACAAGCAGTAATTCTGTAACTCAGTGTCTTGGCTCACTTTTTCTCCAGCCTTGAaggccctgccccac
Proteins encoded in this region:
- the SLC34A1 gene encoding sodium-dependent phosphate transport protein 2A, encoding MMSYGERLEGRAVSPLPVCGGHMMHGAAFAYVPSPQVLHRIPGTSAYAFPSLGPVALAEQGCPYGEVLERYDPLPAKLAQEDEQKPEPGLAQKLHRAGSTLLKVPLMLVFLYLFVCSLDVLSSAFQLAGGKVAGDIFKDNAILSNPVAALVVGILVTVLVQSSSTSTSIVVSMVSSGLLEVSSAIPIVMGSNIGTSVTNTIVALMQAGDRTDFRRAFAGATVHDCFNWLSVLVLLPLEAATGYLHHITRLVVASFNIRGGRDAPDLLKIITEPFTKLIIQLDKSVITSIATGDESLRNHSLIRIWCHPNPMEVPSRRPRAEANTSGLLGNATMEKCSHIFVDTGLPDLAVGLILLAGSLVLLCTCLILLVKMLNSLLKGQVAKVIQKVINTDFPTPFTWATGYFAMVVGAGMTFVVQSSSVFTSAITPLIGLGVISLERAYPLTLGANIGTTTTAILAALASPREKLSSAFQIALCHFFFNISGILLWYPVPCMRLPIHMAKALGKRTAKYRWFAVLYLLLCFLLLPSLVFGISMAGWQAMVGVGTPFAALLAFVVLVSMLQSRSPGCLPKWLQTWDFLPRWMHSLQPLDHLITRATLCCARPEPRSPPLPARVFLEELPPATPSPRLAMPSHHNTTRL
- the PFN3 gene encoding profilin-3, with the protein product MGDWKGYIGAVLRDRRIDDVAIVGHSDNRCVWASRPGGLLAAISPQEVGVLTGPDRRTFLQAGLSVAGRRCCVIRDHLLAEGDGVLDARTKGLDGRAICVGHTPRALLVLMGRRGVHGGILNKMMHELIHGLRSQGT